In [Mycobacterium] stephanolepidis, the genomic window TTCCATGCGTTCCGACCCGGCATTTCTGCAGGTCGCGATTGAATATCGTTGTTGCACAATATTTTTCATTCAGAGTTGACAACACCGCCGATTCCTGTACCTGAACCGGAGACAAGCAAACCGTGATTGCCATGAGGGCAAACTGAAAATCTTGTGTGAATCTCGTGTTGCGCGTGTCGCGACCCATCAACGTTCAGTTGAAGAGGCGCAGGTGAGAATGCCGACGACCAGGCACCCCGGGAAGTTGCTTAGCAAGGCGCAGCAGTTGCTGGGTAGGGTGCGCCATATGGGTGATTCCACGCACCCATCACGTGAGCGTGATCGGGTATTGGATGCCGTGAGGCTCGTGTCACTGGCCACTGTGGTGGCCTATCACGTCCTCGCGGGTAGCCCCACCATCGTCAAGGGCAAACCCGCCATGTCCGCGAATTACAACGTGCATTGGCTATTCTGGCTGATCCCGTTGATGCCGCTGTTCTTTTTTGCAGGTGCAGCAGCAAATCTCCACTCCTGGGAATCCGGTAGGTCTTGGGGGCAGTTTCTGATGAGCCGGACGACGCGGCTCTTCCGCCCGGTGTTCTACTTCCTCGTCTTCGTCGCACTGGTGACCACCTTGCTGCGCATCACCATGGGCAATTCCAGACAACTCCTGTATCTCGAGATGCGACATATCGAGCTGCTCTGGTACGTCGGTGCCTATCTGCTGACGCTTGCGTTCATGCCGTGGCTGGCGCGCATCCGCACCGGAAGCCGGCTGGGCTGGTTCATCGCGGCGATGTGCCTGATCACAGCCCTGGTAGACACCATCAGCGTGGTCACCGACACCTGGGTGATGACGGGTTGGATCAACATGATCTTCATGTGGCTGGTCCCCGCCGCGTTGGGCATCGCCTATCAGCGCGCCCTGGTCCCCCGCCGGGTGGCCGTGGCGGCCGCGGCCGTCGCATTGGGCGTCACCGTCGCATTGGCCATCCTGGGGCCCTATCCGTCCGGGCTGATCGCCAATATGCCGCCCACTCTGCTGCTCGCGGTCAGCGCCATTGTCGAATGCATGCTCGTCATCGCCTTCGCTCCCGCCATCAACCGCTGGCTGCAGGGGGCGCGAACCTGGAGATTCCTGCAGGTCTGCAACAGCGGCAGCTTGACGATCTATCTATGGCATTGGGTGGTCACGTTCCTGCTGTCCTATGGGGTATACCTGGCCCTTCGCATCGGATTGGTCAGCCCCCGCGACGCCTGGTACTGGCCGGGGAACGTGCTGCGACTGGCGATTGTCTGCGCCATCGTGGCCGTGTTCTTCATCCCGCTGCGCGCCACCGAACGTCGTGCGCTGCCATGGTGGGACCGTCCGGTGACCCCGATGAGCACAGAGCGCGATATCGCGGTCGGCGTCCTGGTGCTGACAGGCGCGATCCTCACGCTCGTCTACACCCGGATCTACGTGATCAATCCGCTCTGGGGTGGGTTCACACCCATCGGACGCTGGGTTGTCGTGGCGTCACTGGTACCGCTGGTGGCTGCGCGTGCACTTTGCCGAAATCCGATGCACAGCAACGCGAATAGTCCAGAGGATCGATTATCGCCTGTTCATTCGGCACGCAGATAGGCGACGCTGTCCCGCAGCCTCGACACGGCCGCGCGCAGCGCCGCGACGTCGGGCCCCTCGCGCAGCACCTCACGCGAGACGGCCGGAAGCAGTAGCGATCCCGGAGCCCCACCCAAGCCACGCAGATCCTCGGGCTTACCGCCCTGTGCCCCGAGCCCCGGAACAAGTACGGGGCCGCCGATCGACGATAGATCCGGCGGATCGGTGACGGTGACCCCGACGACGACACCCACAGATCCCGGACCGGTCCCCTCGGCGTTCAGCGCGGCCACCCGATCCACCATCGCCTGCGCGACCGTCAGCTCCCCGGCGCGTGCCCGCTGCACCGGAGGCGCCTCGGGATTGGAGGTGGCGGCAAGGACGAAGACACCACGATCACGTTCACGCGCCAGGTCCAGTAGTGGAGACAATGATCCGAAGCCCAGATACGGCGAGGCGGTGACCGCATCGGAGCTCAACGGTGAATCGCCCAGCCAAGCCTGTGCATACGCGGCCATCGTCGATCCGATATCCCCGCGCTTGGCGTCGGCCAGCAACAGCACACCAGCCTCGCGTAGCCCCGCGATGGTCCGTTCGAGCACCGAATACCCTGCGGCACCATAGGTTTCAAAGAACGCCACCTGCGGCTTGACGATCGCCACCTCGGCGAAGGCCTCCACACAGATATCG contains:
- a CDS encoding acyltransferase family protein, whose product is MGDSTHPSRERDRVLDAVRLVSLATVVAYHVLAGSPTIVKGKPAMSANYNVHWLFWLIPLMPLFFFAGAAANLHSWESGRSWGQFLMSRTTRLFRPVFYFLVFVALVTTLLRITMGNSRQLLYLEMRHIELLWYVGAYLLTLAFMPWLARIRTGSRLGWFIAAMCLITALVDTISVVTDTWVMTGWINMIFMWLVPAALGIAYQRALVPRRVAVAAAAVALGVTVALAILGPYPSGLIANMPPTLLLAVSAIVECMLVIAFAPAINRWLQGARTWRFLQVCNSGSLTIYLWHWVVTFLLSYGVYLALRIGLVSPRDAWYWPGNVLRLAIVCAIVAVFFIPLRATERRALPWWDRPVTPMSTERDIAVGVLVLTGAILTLVYTRIYVINPLWGGFTPIGRWVVVASLVPLVAARALCRNPMHSNANSPEDRLSPVHSARR
- the pyrF gene encoding orotidine-5'-phosphate decarboxylase, whose amino-acid sequence is MGPVTFGARLQAATASRGPLCVGIDPHPELLRAWGLDADASGLARFSDICVEAFAEVAIVKPQVAFFETYGAAGYSVLERTIAGLREAGVLLLADAKRGDIGSTMAAYAQAWLGDSPLSSDAVTASPYLGFGSLSPLLDLARERDRGVFVLAATSNPEAPPVQRARAGELTVAQAMVDRVAALNAEGTGPGSVGVVVGVTVTDPPDLSSIGGPVLVPGLGAQGGKPEDLRGLGGAPGSLLLPAVSREVLREGPDVAALRAAVSRLRDSVAYLRAE